A window from Lactobacillus intestinalis encodes these proteins:
- a CDS encoding replication initiation protein, whose amino-acid sequence MPAKKRPIQKIIKIDNRFNDDPIFEPIDSLPEINSNIFWLIAAQVKDQGNNLITLSPEQIKREVGYNSHISNKQIAKNVDDTFSKLLTIQLSKEDIDKKTGHITKTRENIFQKSIVDTDTLETSVEVSNSFLYLFNHLEHWTRFSITQYVRLHSNYSRKLFRLLKQWRTTGKKEYTIDEFRKRLQIPKSYRPTDIDRRVLTICKEELSANFQNFKITKNYRKGVRGRKLESYIFTWVPEQKNQQDIYYDSSIEDTNSVYYIKSNPFLTEKEKFRALDRFFGFTLDTSLKEYKDGHMRSYFLPNKLHNRKKRTVFHRSDLKSLSQYKHVQFGQLIDVYKQVGEKGFLTQEDKEDLALLEMGFAKTEKDREKDQEEAKERLKRLESQTKDLQATTDSNVTLDFSQSGVETMSFFDDESNE is encoded by the coding sequence ATGCCAGCTAAAAAGAGACCTATTCAGAAAATAATTAAGATTGACAATCGTTTTAACGATGATCCCATATTTGAACCTATCGATAGTTTGCCAGAAATTAATAGCAATATTTTTTGGCTTATTGCTGCCCAAGTGAAAGATCAGGGCAATAATTTAATTACTCTGTCGCCAGAGCAAATAAAGCGAGAAGTGGGCTACAATAGTCATATTTCTAATAAACAAATTGCAAAAAACGTTGACGATACTTTTAGTAAATTGCTGACTATTCAGCTATCCAAAGAGGATATCGATAAAAAAACTGGCCATATTACTAAAACTAGAGAAAATATTTTTCAAAAATCGATTGTAGACACTGATACCCTTGAAACTAGTGTAGAAGTAAGCAATAGTTTTTTGTATTTATTTAATCATTTAGAACATTGGACTCGATTTTCGATTACGCAATATGTACGCTTGCATTCCAACTATTCAAGAAAACTTTTTAGATTATTGAAACAGTGGCGTACAACAGGGAAAAAAGAATACACCATCGATGAATTTCGTAAACGTCTGCAAATTCCTAAATCTTATCGTCCCACAGACATCGATCGGCGCGTTTTGACGATCTGTAAAGAGGAATTGAGTGCTAATTTTCAAAATTTTAAAATCACTAAGAATTATCGTAAAGGAGTTCGTGGTCGAAAGTTAGAATCGTATATATTTACTTGGGTTCCTGAACAAAAAAATCAACAAGATATTTATTATGATTCCAGTATTGAGGATACAAATTCAGTCTATTACATTAAGTCAAATCCATTTTTAACCGAGAAAGAGAAATTTAGGGCCCTAGACAGGTTTTTCGGCTTTACCCTAGATACATCACTAAAAGAGTATAAAGACGGTCATATGCGCTCATATTTCCTTCCTAATAAACTTCATAATCGAAAAAAGCGAACAGTTTTCCACAGAAGTGATTTAAAATCACTTAGTCAATACAAACATGTCCAGTTTGGTCAGTTAATTGATGTGTATAAACAAGTTGGAGAAAAAGGTTTTTTAACTCAAGAGGATAAAGAAGATTTAGCTTTGCTAGAGATGGGATTTGCTAAAACTGAAAAAGATCGTGAAAAGGATCAAGAAGAGGCTAAAGAACGTTTGAAGCGTTTGGAAAGTCAAACTAAAGATTTACAAGCAACGACCGATAGTAATGTTACACTTGATTTTAGTCAATCAGGTGTTGAAACCATGTCGTTTTTTGATGATGAGAGTAATGAATAA
- a CDS encoding ParA family protein: MKVITVTNQKGGTGKTTTSLFLKDALIEKGKKVLLIDLDQQADASYGTGVEYDPSQTTYELLTQDLNLDDILVHVNDQLDLAPAGNQMAKLDVTLTQDHMLDAQFILSDKLEDYKNNYDYVIIDTPPALSMAVMNALTASDTVVVPTQADLFSLKGLGDLGSTVAAIKRRSNPKLTIAGILIGRYNSRTIFSKAMTTALTEAAQSLQTHVFETKIREAISVKESQNAFQSIFEYDPKSKVTHDISNFVDELLGELENE; this comes from the coding sequence ATGAAAGTCATTACTGTAACTAATCAAAAGGGTGGGACTGGTAAGACTACCACGTCTCTTTTTCTAAAAGATGCTCTAATTGAAAAAGGAAAAAAAGTACTATTGATCGATCTTGATCAACAAGCAGATGCCAGTTATGGGACAGGTGTAGAATATGATCCTAGTCAAACAACTTACGAATTGTTAACACAAGATTTAAATCTTGACGATATTTTAGTACATGTTAATGATCAACTTGATTTAGCACCTGCTGGCAATCAAATGGCCAAACTTGATGTAACATTAACCCAAGACCATATGTTAGATGCTCAATTTATTTTGTCAGATAAGTTAGAGGACTACAAAAACAATTATGATTATGTCATTATTGATACTCCACCAGCTTTAAGTATGGCTGTAATGAATGCTTTAACTGCTTCAGATACAGTAGTAGTGCCAACTCAAGCTGATTTGTTTTCATTAAAAGGATTAGGTGATTTGGGTTCCACTGTGGCAGCCATTAAACGGAGAAGTAATCCAAAATTAACAATTGCTGGTATTTTAATAGGACGCTACAATTCACGAACCATCTTCAGTAAAGCAATGACCACTGCACTTACCGAAGCAGCTCAATCGCTTCAAACTCATGTCTTTGAAACTAAAATTCGAGAAGCAATTTCTGTAAAAGAATCACAGAATGCTTTTCAGTCTATTTTTGAATATGATCCAAAGAGTAAAGTTACCCATGATATTAGCAATTTTGTTGATGAGTTATTAGGAGAGCTAGAAAATGAGTAA
- a CDS encoding peptide ABC transporter substrate-binding protein produces MKVRNLLLSASAVLATFTLSACGKNSSSASKENQTLHLMQTGEIMSLDTANQANISQWNVLENSMEGLYRANKAGNPAPALATEVVKPTNHGKRYTFNLRKDAKWSNGDPVTAQDFVASWRRQTSPSAQSGYSYIFTGVKNANKVNEGKLPVNKLGVKALNKHTLQVDLEYPMPYFTRMMVMPAFFPQSQAALKKFGNKYGTSSDKMYYDGAFKVRGWTGSNLSWSLEKNDNYFDSKNVKLKKMTMQVVKDANTAHQLFQQGDLDDATITGTTAQGLQKNKNLMHLDRAGVYYLQLNQAKGHPLSNSNLRKAVSLVLDKDHLAEKVLSNGSKAAHTFVAPKLAKDPTTGKDFATEMKPQETYNVKKAQELWAKGLKETGKKSVNLTYYTDDQTINKNVGQFVQSQLENKLKGANVEVHSVPDKNAQSNVAKGNFDMHYALWLADYADPMSDFDVMQTNNSQNYGKYSSKAYDSYVDHAKSQDAARQQNYWKNMRSAQGQLSKDNAVLPLYNMTESHLVKSNLKGVLWHPVGEVDYTHAYFE; encoded by the coding sequence ATGAAAGTAAGAAATTTATTGTTGTCGGCAAGTGCGGTATTAGCTACATTTACTCTCAGTGCGTGTGGAAAGAATAGTTCTTCCGCGTCTAAAGAAAATCAAACTTTACATTTGATGCAAACTGGTGAAATTATGTCGCTAGATACTGCCAATCAAGCTAATATTAGTCAATGGAATGTACTCGAAAATTCTATGGAAGGACTTTATCGTGCTAATAAAGCTGGAAATCCTGCACCAGCTTTAGCTACCGAAGTTGTCAAACCCACTAATCATGGCAAACGCTATACATTTAATTTAAGAAAGGATGCTAAATGGTCAAATGGCGATCCTGTTACAGCTCAAGATTTTGTTGCATCTTGGAGAAGACAAACGAGTCCTAGTGCGCAGTCAGGGTATTCATATATTTTTACAGGTGTGAAGAATGCTAACAAGGTAAACGAAGGTAAGCTTCCAGTTAATAAATTAGGAGTTAAAGCTTTAAATAAACATACCTTACAAGTAGATTTAGAATATCCGATGCCATATTTTACTCGGATGATGGTTATGCCTGCCTTCTTCCCCCAAAGTCAAGCTGCTCTTAAAAAATTTGGTAATAAATATGGTACTTCCTCCGATAAAATGTATTATGATGGTGCTTTTAAAGTAAGAGGATGGACGGGAAGTAATTTATCATGGAGTTTAGAAAAGAATGATAATTACTTTGACAGCAAAAATGTAAAACTTAAAAAGATGACGATGCAAGTGGTTAAAGATGCTAATACTGCGCATCAATTGTTCCAGCAAGGTGACTTAGATGATGCAACTATCACGGGGACTACTGCTCAAGGTTTACAAAAGAATAAAAACTTAATGCATTTAGATCGTGCTGGCGTGTATTACTTACAACTTAATCAAGCTAAAGGACATCCACTATCTAATTCTAACTTACGAAAAGCTGTTTCATTAGTTTTGGACAAAGATCATTTGGCTGAGAAAGTTTTATCAAATGGATCTAAGGCCGCACATACTTTTGTCGCTCCTAAATTAGCTAAAGATCCGACTACTGGTAAAGATTTCGCCACTGAAATGAAGCCCCAAGAAACTTATAACGTTAAAAAAGCCCAAGAATTATGGGCAAAAGGTTTGAAAGAAACTGGCAAAAAATCCGTCAATCTAACATATTATACTGATGATCAAACTATCAATAAAAATGTGGGACAGTTTGTCCAATCTCAATTAGAAAACAAACTCAAAGGAGCTAATGTTGAAGTTCATTCAGTTCCTGATAAAAATGCTCAAAGTAATGTTGCCAAAGGAAACTTTGATATGCATTATGCATTATGGTTAGCCGATTATGCAGATCCAATGAGTGATTTTGATGTTATGCAAACCAATAACTCTCAAAACTATGGAAAATATAGTAGTAAAGCTTACGATAGCTATGTTGATCATGCCAAAAGTCAGGATGCCGCCAGGCAACAAAATTATTGGAAGAATATGCGCAGTGCTCAAGGTCAATTGAGTAAAGATAATGCGGTCTTACCTCTTTATAACATGACAGAAAGTCACTTGGTTAAATCAAACCTCAAAGGTGTGTTATGGCATCCGGTGGGAGAAGTAGATTATACACATGCATATTTTGAATGA